In one window of Nakamurella alba DNA:
- a CDS encoding AtpZ/AtpI family protein — translation MKMRADGDSTSSGTNEGWAVMTTLIGGFVVWGGVGWLLDKWWDTRLFTPIGLVLGMALGIYAVVAKFGRPSGEKAGAAVPAQTSRRYTYRSSYPRSSSSQISYRPGPPPANPRREHA, via the coding sequence ATGAAGATGCGGGCCGACGGCGACTCCACGTCCTCCGGGACGAACGAGGGTTGGGCTGTGATGACCACCCTGATCGGCGGTTTCGTCGTGTGGGGTGGCGTCGGCTGGCTGCTGGACAAGTGGTGGGACACCCGCCTGTTCACGCCCATCGGACTCGTCCTCGGCATGGCACTCGGGATCTACGCGGTGGTCGCCAAGTTCGGCCGCCCGTCCGGTGAGAAGGCCGGCGCGGCGGTCCCGGCGCAGACTTCACGGCGGTACACCTACCGCAGCAGCTACCCCCGTTCGAGTTCCTCCCAGATCTCGTACCGACCAGGCCCACCTCCGGCCAACCCCCGAAGGGAGCACGCATGA
- a CDS encoding MraY family glycosyltransferase: protein MEDFAIPGREYALVFATAVIITYLATGAVRLLAVKIKAQTPIRDRDVHALPTPRMGGVAVYLGVAGAVLMAMNLPALRRAFESSSEITGVLVAGAVIVLVGVLDDRFDLDSVTKLAGQILAAGILVLFGVQWLLMWMPANNPEGGTTVIFSQVQGALITVLLTLVLANAMNFIDGLDGLLTGVAIISSIGIFVFSTHQLLLSEDDLAGSQPPLIAAALAGACIGFLPHNFFRARIFMGDSGSMFIGLTIAAATVSAGGKLNIAEFGGPRSTIALLAPLIVSLAVVFIPLLDFLMAVARRTREGRHPFSADKRHLHHRMLAIGHTQRQAVLIFYLWAAVLCAGAVSLAFVKWQVTVGPFAVGVALAAVLSAWPWVRARRLRKARAAA, encoded by the coding sequence GTGGAGGACTTCGCGATCCCGGGCCGGGAATACGCCCTGGTGTTCGCGACGGCCGTCATCATCACCTACCTGGCCACCGGCGCCGTCCGCCTGCTGGCGGTGAAGATCAAGGCGCAGACACCGATCCGGGACCGCGACGTGCACGCCCTGCCGACCCCACGGATGGGCGGTGTCGCCGTCTACCTCGGGGTGGCCGGGGCCGTGCTGATGGCGATGAACCTGCCCGCCCTGCGCCGCGCCTTCGAATCCTCGTCCGAGATCACCGGCGTGCTGGTCGCGGGCGCGGTGATCGTGCTGGTCGGGGTGCTGGACGACCGGTTCGACCTGGACTCCGTCACCAAGCTGGCCGGCCAGATCCTGGCCGCCGGGATCCTGGTGCTCTTCGGTGTGCAGTGGCTGTTGATGTGGATGCCGGCGAACAATCCCGAGGGCGGCACCACCGTCATCTTCAGCCAGGTGCAGGGCGCGCTGATCACCGTGCTGCTCACCCTGGTGCTGGCCAACGCGATGAACTTCATCGACGGTCTCGACGGGCTGCTCACCGGCGTCGCGATCATCTCCTCCATCGGCATCTTCGTCTTCTCCACACACCAGTTGCTGCTCTCCGAGGACGATCTCGCCGGATCCCAGCCGCCGCTGATCGCCGCCGCGCTGGCCGGCGCCTGCATCGGCTTCCTGCCGCACAACTTCTTCCGCGCCCGGATCTTCATGGGCGACTCCGGGTCGATGTTCATCGGTCTGACCATCGCCGCGGCGACCGTGTCGGCCGGCGGCAAGCTCAACATCGCCGAGTTCGGCGGCCCGCGGTCGACGATCGCGCTGCTGGCGCCGCTGATCGTCAGCCTGGCCGTGGTGTTCATCCCGCTGCTGGACTTCCTGATGGCAGTGGCCCGGCGCACCCGCGAGGGACGACACCCGTTCAGCGCCGACAAGCGCCACCTGCACCACCGGATGCTGGCCATCGGCCACACCCAGCGCCAGGCGGTGCTGATCTTCTACCTGTGGGCCGCCGTGCTCTGCGCCGGCGCCGTCTCGCTGGCATTCGTCAAATGGCAGGTCACCGTGGGACCGTTCGCGGTGGGAGTGGCACTCGCCGCGGTGCTCTCGGCCTGGCCGTGGGTGCGCGCGCGACGCCTGCGCAAGGCCCGGGCGGCCGCCTGA
- a CDS encoding L-threonylcarbamoyladenylate synthase has product MTTYDCSDPVARRAGLSAAADAAAAGNLVVLPTDTVYGIGADAFNATAVRDLLAAKGRGPDMPVPVLVGSWQTIDGLVTAVPPVARLLVEAFWPGGLSLVVEQAPSLAWDLGDTRGTVMLRMPLHPVALDLLRIVGPMAVSSANRSGQPPATSAAMALEQLDDSVAVYLDGGPAPIGVASTVVDVTGDLPRVLRQGAVSLDAIREVAGQVEAAS; this is encoded by the coding sequence GTGACGACCTACGACTGCTCCGATCCCGTTGCCCGCCGCGCCGGCCTGAGCGCGGCCGCGGACGCGGCCGCCGCCGGGAACCTGGTGGTGCTGCCGACCGACACCGTCTACGGCATCGGCGCCGATGCGTTCAACGCCACCGCCGTCCGGGACCTGTTGGCCGCCAAGGGTCGTGGACCGGACATGCCGGTGCCGGTGCTGGTCGGATCCTGGCAGACCATCGACGGTCTGGTGACGGCCGTGCCGCCGGTGGCCCGGCTGCTGGTCGAGGCGTTCTGGCCGGGCGGGCTGTCCCTCGTCGTCGAGCAGGCGCCGTCGCTGGCCTGGGACCTCGGCGACACCCGCGGCACCGTGATGCTGCGGATGCCGCTGCACCCGGTCGCCCTGGACCTGCTGCGCATCGTCGGCCCGATGGCTGTCTCCTCCGCCAATCGCAGCGGCCAGCCGCCGGCCACCAGCGCCGCCATGGCCCTGGAGCAGCTCGACGACTCGGTGGCGGTGTACCTGGACGGCGGCCCGGCGCCCATCGGTGTGGCCTCCACGGTGGTCGACGTGACCGGTGACCTGCCCCGGGTGCTGCGCCAGGGCGCGGTATCGCTCGACGCCATCCGCGAGGTGGCCGGGCAGGTCGAAGCGGCCTCCTGA